From a region of the Sesamum indicum cultivar Zhongzhi No. 13 linkage group LG3, S_indicum_v1.0, whole genome shotgun sequence genome:
- the LOC105157529 gene encoding peptide deformylase 1A, chloroplastic translates to MESIQRLTHRFFPLTYTGKCLNTISRTPLLIRPVSGPQQPVFIAPRRGHRSGLAARAGWFLGKGERKNALPDIVKAGDPVLHEPAQEVGPEEIGSERIQKIIDDMVKVMRKAPGVGLAAPQIGIPLRIIVLEDTREYISYASKQETTAQERRPFDLLVMINPKLKKKGNKTAFFFEGCLSVDGFRAVVERHLEVEVTGFDRNGQEIKVDASGWQARIFQHECDHLDGTLYVDKMVPRTFRTVDNLDLPLALGCPKLGVRQS, encoded by the exons ATGGAAAGCATTCAGAGGCTCACTCACCGCTTCTTTCCCTTAACCTACACGGGCAAGTGCTTGAACACCATTTCAAGAACCCCACTCCTGATCCGACCCGTGAGTGGGCCTCAACAACCCGTATTTATAGCGCCCAGAAGAGGTCACAGGTCCGGTTTAGCTGCCCGGGCGGGTTGGTTTCTGGGCAAGGGTGAGAGAAAGAATGCGTTGCCGGACATTGTGAAAGCCGGCGACCCAGTTCTTCATGAACCAGCTCAGGAGGTGGGACCCGAAGAAATCGGGTCGGAGCGGATCCAGAAGATCATAGATGATATGGTGAAGGTCATGAGGAAGGCACCTGGGGTTGGCCTTGCTGCCCCTCAAATTGGAATTCCCTTGAGG ATCATTGTTTTGGAAGATACGAGAGAGTACATCAGCTATGCATCAAAGCAAGAGACTACAGCACAAGAACGGCGCCCTTTTGATCTTTTG GTTATGATCAATCCGAAGCTGAAAAAGAAGGGCAACAAAACCGCGTTCTTTTTTGAAGGGTGTTTGAG TGTTGATGGGTTCAGAGCAGTTGTTGAACGACACTTAGAGGTCGAGGTTACAGGTTTCGACAGAAATGGCCAAGAAATCAAAGTTGATGCTTCAGGTTGGCAAGCTCGAATTTTTCAGCATGAATGTGATCATCTAGATGGAACACTCTATGTTGACAAGATGGTCCCAAGGACGTTCCGCACTGTAGACAATTTGGATTTACCTCTGGCTCTTGGTTGTCCCAAACTGGGTGTTAGACAGAGTTAG
- the LOC105157526 gene encoding uncharacterized protein LOC105157526 has translation MKENKGNPLHLSSLNHISLVCQSVDQSTHFYHNVLGFMPVRRPGSFNFDGAWLFGHGIGIHLLQSEDPESLPKKTVINPKDNHISFQCENMGMVEKKLTEMGIDWVRQRVEEGGIYVDQLFFHDPDGFMIEICNCDNIPVIPLPGEMVRSCSRLNLQQQPQQQQIHVPVVQP, from the exons ATGAAGGAGAACAAAGGGAATCCGCTGCACCTCTCCTCCCTCAACCACATCTCCCTCGTCTGCCAATCAGTCGATCAATCCACTCATTTCTATCACAACGTTCTTGGCTTTATGCCTGTACGAAGGCCCGGCTCCTTCAACTTTGATGGAGCATG GTTGTTTGGTCACGGAATTGGGATACATCTCCTGCAATCGGAGGATCCTGAGAGTCTGCCGAAGAAAACCGTGATTAACCCTAAGGATAATCACATTTCCTTCCag TGCGAGAACATGGGCATGGTGGAGAAGAAGCTGACGGAAATGGGGATTGATTGGGTGCGGCAGAGAGTAGAAGAGGGAGGAATCTACGTTGATCAACTGTTCTTCCACGACCCGGATGGATTCATGATTGAAATCTGCAACTGCGATAATATCCCGGTGATACCTTTGCCTGGGGAGATGGTACGTTCCTGCTCAAGATTGAACCTGCAGCAACAGCCGCAGCAGCAGCAGATCCATGTCCCTGTGGTACAACcttag